Proteins encoded in a region of the Sulfitobacter sp. M39 genome:
- a CDS encoding efflux RND transporter periplasmic adaptor subunit codes for MSVFGKLVLIGVVGGAAGWAGLAAGVKGWTPAMLANVAQTQFPALMGRQAEAMPAATRTPTGPVIYYRHPDGLAEWSAASTETADGKSFLPVLANEDVSFDPEAITPLEAESGERTLLYYRHPMGLPDTSPVPKLDSMGMDYLPVYADEVSDAGSVTVSPGKLQRTGVRTSIAVFDPMATTVRAPGIVALDDRRVSVISLRADAFIEEVEDVTTGSIVEAGEPLAMLYSPEVVAAAAQYVSDLRGGEGRVEGSRQRLANLGVPAAVIDKIAAERRTPVQITLMAPRSGVVLERMAVEGMMSEAGETLFRIADTSVVWVMADVPESALAGLSDGNAATITFPGLPGETFSGLIDKIYPEVDMQTRTARVRIDLSNPEGRLLVNMFADVVLATGDGAPVVQVPETAVIDTGDRQVLIRDMGEGKFVPQDVVLGRQAAGMVEILEGIVEGDRIVTTSTFLIDAESNLNAALAALTAPEAVE; via the coding sequence ATGAGCGTCTTTGGCAAATTGGTGCTTATCGGCGTGGTTGGCGGCGCGGCTGGATGGGCGGGCCTCGCGGCAGGCGTCAAGGGTTGGACGCCTGCTATGCTGGCAAATGTGGCGCAGACGCAATTCCCCGCGCTGATGGGACGGCAAGCTGAAGCAATGCCAGCCGCAACCCGAACGCCGACAGGCCCGGTCATCTACTACCGACACCCTGACGGTCTCGCCGAATGGTCCGCCGCGTCGACCGAGACTGCCGATGGAAAGTCCTTTTTGCCGGTCCTGGCGAACGAAGACGTATCGTTTGATCCAGAGGCGATCACGCCTCTAGAGGCAGAGAGTGGCGAACGAACCCTACTCTACTACCGCCACCCGATGGGCCTGCCTGATACGTCGCCGGTGCCAAAGCTGGATTCCATGGGGATGGACTACCTGCCCGTCTATGCCGACGAGGTAAGCGATGCCGGATCAGTGACCGTATCGCCCGGCAAGCTGCAACGCACGGGCGTGCGTACGTCAATTGCAGTGTTTGATCCCATGGCAACAACAGTGCGTGCGCCGGGGATCGTCGCGCTGGACGACCGTAGAGTCAGCGTCATTTCATTGCGTGCGGATGCGTTCATCGAAGAAGTTGAGGATGTAACGACCGGATCAATCGTTGAAGCGGGCGAACCGCTGGCGATGCTCTATTCCCCAGAGGTCGTCGCCGCTGCGGCGCAATATGTTTCCGACCTTCGGGGCGGTGAAGGGAGGGTCGAAGGCAGCCGCCAAAGGCTGGCAAATCTGGGCGTCCCAGCAGCCGTCATCGACAAGATCGCGGCGGAAAGGCGTACGCCGGTGCAAATCACTCTGATGGCACCGCGGTCGGGCGTGGTACTCGAACGGATGGCCGTCGAAGGCATGATGTCCGAGGCCGGAGAAACGCTGTTTCGTATTGCCGATACATCGGTTGTCTGGGTCATGGCGGACGTGCCGGAATCTGCGCTCGCGGGCCTTTCGGATGGAAACGCTGCGACGATCACCTTCCCAGGCCTGCCGGGCGAGACCTTCAGCGGCTTGATCGACAAGATATACCCTGAAGTCGATATGCAGACCCGGACTGCACGCGTCCGCATCGATCTGTCCAACCCCGAGGGTCGCTTGCTGGTCAACATGTTCGCGGATGTGGTTTTGGCGACGGGCGACGGTGCGCCCGTGGTGCAGGTGCCGGAAACGGCGGTGATCGACACCGGCGATCGCCAGGTGTTGATCCGCGATATGGGAGAGGGGAAATTTGTGCCGCAGGATGTGGTGCTGGGGCGGCAGGCCGCCGGGATGGTGGAAATCCTTGAAGGCATTGTGGAGGGCGACCGGATCGTCACCACCTCGACCTTTCTGATCGACGCGGAGAGCAACCTGAACGCAGCCCTGGCTGCGCTGACCGCCCCGGAGGCAGTCGAATGA
- a CDS encoding FixH family protein — protein sequence MLRYIPTFLATLVVATQLSVPIAQAAASDYNLVLVETTYPFGDGAVLELRLIDTRTNAPVEGAVIFATRLDMEPDGMETMTSTVLALPGEEPGLYRFSADLTMDGNWRFSVAAKVQGEPETVQAQIVLEVLP from the coding sequence ATGCTCCGTTATATCCCCACCTTTCTTGCGACCCTCGTGGTTGCGACCCAGCTCTCCGTGCCGATAGCACAGGCGGCTGCATCTGATTACAACCTTGTTCTCGTCGAAACGACCTATCCCTTCGGAGACGGCGCGGTTCTGGAGCTTCGTCTGATTGATACCCGCACCAATGCGCCCGTCGAAGGCGCCGTCATCTTTGCCACAAGGCTGGATATGGAGCCGGACGGCATGGAGACGATGACTTCGACGGTCTTGGCGTTGCCCGGCGAAGAGCCGGGTCTCTATCGCTTTTCCGCCGATCTGACGATGGACGGAAACTGGCGGTTTTCCGTTGCGGCCAAGGTGCAGGGCGAACCTGAAACTGTTCAGGCGCAAATCGTGCTCGAGGTGCTGCCATGA
- a CDS encoding heavy metal translocating P-type ATPase: MDQIVGKDASERSSDHAVDPVCGMSVTISPDARRADYDGEIFYFCSDRCHTKFKADPVYYASGKASDRRMTSQAGAQYTCPMHPEIVRDEPGSCPICGMALEPMLPSDEPSEELTDFTRRMWISAAAAVPLVILTMGELVGLPVRDWIGHQLATYVEFALATPIVLWAAKPFFERGWASIVNRSPTMWTLISIGVGAAYIYSLVATFLPGVFPEVYRMGAGVGTYFEAAVVIITLIFVGQVLELRARERTGDAIRALLDLAPKTARRILPDGTEYDAPLENIVEGDRLRVRPGDAIPVDATVMDGTSSIDESMITGEPLPVEKGPGDTVTGGTINKNGSLVIEAARVGADTMLSQIVEMVSNARRSRAPIQGLADKVSSYFVPTVVLIALLAFVAWLSFGPEPALVFAIASAVSVLIIACPCALGLATPISITTAAGRGAQAGVLIKDAEALERMAKVDTLIVDKTGTLTEGKPKLTDVAALGDESEETILTLAAALEKGSEHPLAEAIVEGAMEKGIKVGNAENFEAVTGKGVRGTVLGRAVALGNTAMMRDMSLDTSTAEEAADVLRAEGKTAMFVAIEGKLSGIVAVADPIKESTAEAIKVLHEAGLRIIMATGDNERTASAVAQRLGIDEVRAGVLPEDKKALVDELHAEGRKVAMAGDGVNDAPALAAADVGLAMGTGADVAVESAGITLLRGDLNGIVKARTLAVATIRNIRQNLFWAFAYNTLGVPIAAGVLYPVFGLLMSPMIAAAAMSLSSVSVIANALRLRRLKL, translated from the coding sequence ATGGATCAGATAGTAGGCAAGGATGCGTCAGAGCGGTCGTCGGATCATGCCGTGGATCCGGTGTGCGGCATGTCCGTCACAATTTCTCCGGACGCACGCCGTGCAGACTATGACGGTGAAATTTTCTATTTCTGCTCCGACAGGTGCCACACCAAGTTCAAGGCTGATCCAGTTTACTACGCCTCTGGCAAGGCATCGGATCGTCGCATGACCTCACAAGCAGGCGCGCAGTATACATGCCCGATGCACCCTGAAATCGTACGTGATGAACCCGGATCTTGCCCGATCTGTGGCATGGCGCTTGAACCGATGTTACCGTCGGATGAACCCAGTGAGGAACTGACCGACTTCACCCGCCGCATGTGGATCAGTGCCGCCGCGGCCGTTCCCCTGGTCATCCTAACCATGGGTGAGTTGGTCGGTCTGCCCGTCCGAGACTGGATCGGGCATCAACTGGCGACCTATGTCGAGTTCGCGTTGGCGACACCAATCGTCCTATGGGCGGCGAAACCCTTCTTCGAGCGGGGATGGGCGTCGATCGTGAACCGCTCGCCCACCATGTGGACACTGATCTCCATCGGTGTCGGTGCGGCCTACATCTATTCGCTGGTGGCTACGTTCCTTCCGGGCGTGTTTCCGGAGGTCTACCGGATGGGCGCGGGGGTCGGCACCTACTTTGAGGCCGCCGTTGTCATCATCACCCTGATTTTTGTTGGGCAGGTTCTGGAGCTGAGGGCGCGGGAACGGACCGGCGATGCCATTCGGGCACTACTCGACCTGGCCCCGAAAACTGCGCGACGTATCCTGCCCGACGGCACAGAGTATGACGCGCCGCTGGAAAACATCGTTGAGGGGGATCGTCTGCGGGTCCGCCCAGGCGACGCGATCCCCGTCGACGCCACGGTCATGGACGGTACGTCGTCCATCGACGAGAGCATGATCACCGGCGAACCCCTGCCGGTCGAAAAAGGTCCCGGCGATACCGTCACCGGCGGCACGATCAACAAGAACGGATCCCTTGTCATCGAGGCCGCGCGCGTGGGTGCCGACACGATGCTGAGCCAGATCGTCGAGATGGTTTCGAACGCGCGTAGGTCCCGCGCGCCGATTCAGGGTCTTGCCGACAAGGTCTCATCCTACTTCGTGCCGACCGTTGTCCTGATCGCGCTGCTCGCATTCGTCGCGTGGCTGAGCTTCGGACCCGAACCTGCTCTGGTCTTTGCCATTGCCTCGGCGGTGTCGGTGCTGATCATCGCCTGCCCCTGTGCTCTGGGTCTGGCGACCCCGATTTCGATCACGACGGCCGCGGGGCGCGGTGCACAGGCGGGTGTGCTGATCAAGGACGCCGAAGCTCTGGAACGCATGGCCAAGGTCGATACGCTGATCGTGGACAAGACGGGTACCCTGACCGAGGGGAAGCCGAAGCTGACCGATGTGGCCGCTCTGGGCGACGAAAGCGAGGAAACCATTCTAACCCTAGCTGCCGCCCTGGAAAAAGGCTCGGAGCACCCGTTGGCGGAGGCCATCGTGGAGGGTGCGATGGAGAAGGGCATCAAGGTCGGCAATGCCGAAAACTTCGAGGCGGTGACCGGAAAAGGCGTGCGCGGAACTGTCTTGGGGCGGGCTGTCGCACTTGGAAATACCGCAATGATGCGCGACATGTCTCTCGACACATCTACGGCGGAGGAAGCGGCAGATGTTCTACGGGCCGAGGGTAAGACCGCCATGTTCGTAGCCATTGAAGGTAAGCTGTCCGGCATCGTCGCAGTGGCCGACCCGATCAAGGAGTCGACTGCCGAAGCCATCAAGGTACTGCACGAGGCAGGTCTGCGGATCATCATGGCGACAGGTGACAACGAACGCACCGCCAGCGCCGTGGCGCAGCGGCTTGGAATCGACGAGGTTCGGGCCGGCGTTCTGCCGGAAGATAAGAAGGCGCTGGTCGACGAGCTGCACGCCGAAGGCAGAAAGGTCGCGATGGCGGGTGATGGTGTCAACGACGCGCCAGCCCTGGCCGCAGCGGACGTCGGCCTTGCCATGGGTACGGGCGCGGACGTGGCGGTTGAAAGTGCGGGCATCACGCTGTTGCGCGGGGATCTGAACGGCATCGTCAAGGCGCGGACACTGGCGGTGGCGACGATCCGCAACATTCGCCAGAACCTGTTCTGGGCGTTTGCCTATAACACGCTCGGTGTTCCAATCGCGGCAGGGGTCCTCTACCCGGTCTTCGGCCTATTAATGTCACCAATGATCGCCGCAGCCGCGATGAGCCTTTCTTCAGTCTCGGTCATCGCAAACGCTCTCAGGCTGAGGCGATTGAAGCTTTAG
- a CDS encoding heavy metal translocating P-type ATPase, whose product MSHHGPDTHPHGHQDDRKDTKACCGQTAEDTAQVAAPPPSSGRSFRVNGLDCAEEVAILNKVVGPEVGGSEHLAFDVINGRMTILKSAKPLSDDKIIKIVGSTGMSAKMWDAESAEADQAAHFARQRLFTGLSGGFWAAGFLYHIVETGAGGALRLFSGHGETSMPLVEMGLFMLAVVFGAWLVAPKAWSAARRFSPDMNLLMIVAVAGAIGLGEFFEAATVAFFFALSLALESWSVGRARNAVSALLDLAPPTARVIRDDGSETDVPAAQVAIGDRFVVRGGDRIPLDGEVTEGRGDVDQAPITGESALVAKETGDEVYAGTINGDGTLTVRATKAAGDTVLSKIIRMVGDAHSRRAEVEQWVTKFARIYTPIVMVLAVLIAVVPPLLFAGAWNYWFYNALVLLVIACPCALVISTPVSIVASLAASARNGVLIKGGAYVEAPSRLTALAMDKTGTITMGEPEVAGLHPLGGTAERDLLSAAVALEARSSHPLARAILVRGERDGLTQSAATDTQTVPGRGVEGTWEGQPVWLGSDRFATEKGLGEAIPRDLLERIEGAGSTLVAVGSGSRLLGLIELRDRIRPDAKGVVARLHAQGVQKIIMLTGDNERTARAVAAEVGIDEVRAELLPEDKVAAIEELVASYDVVAMIGDGVNDAPAMARAHFAIAMGAVGSDAAIETADIALMTDDIAKVPWLIGHSRRTMNVIHQNIAIALATKALFVGLTAFGMATMWGAIAADVGVSLLVVANALRLLRAKKDRPDGSGGEKVGEKMAHGH is encoded by the coding sequence ATGTCCCACCACGGTCCAGACACGCATCCGCACGGTCATCAGGATGATCGCAAAGACACAAAGGCTTGCTGCGGCCAGACGGCCGAAGACACCGCGCAGGTGGCAGCACCTCCACCATCCTCCGGACGCAGTTTTCGCGTTAACGGGCTGGATTGTGCGGAAGAGGTCGCGATCCTGAACAAGGTCGTCGGGCCGGAAGTCGGCGGCAGCGAGCATCTGGCCTTCGATGTGATCAACGGGCGCATGACCATCCTCAAAAGCGCCAAACCGCTCAGCGACGATAAGATCATCAAGATCGTCGGGTCGACTGGGATGAGCGCGAAGATGTGGGATGCTGAAAGCGCCGAAGCGGACCAGGCGGCCCATTTCGCACGTCAACGCCTCTTCACCGGGCTCAGCGGCGGCTTCTGGGCCGCGGGGTTCCTTTACCACATCGTCGAGACGGGGGCGGGCGGCGCGCTGCGGCTCTTCTCCGGTCATGGCGAGACGTCTATGCCTCTGGTCGAGATGGGGCTGTTCATGCTGGCGGTGGTGTTCGGAGCCTGGCTGGTCGCCCCCAAAGCATGGTCCGCCGCGCGTAGATTTTCGCCTGACATGAATTTGCTGATGATCGTCGCCGTGGCCGGGGCGATCGGTCTGGGCGAGTTTTTCGAGGCGGCAACGGTCGCATTCTTCTTTGCTCTGTCCCTCGCTCTCGAATCCTGGAGCGTGGGGCGTGCGCGCAACGCGGTCTCGGCCCTGTTGGACCTAGCACCACCCACGGCGCGCGTCATTCGTGACGACGGATCGGAGACCGATGTTCCTGCGGCTCAGGTTGCGATCGGTGACCGCTTCGTGGTGCGCGGCGGAGACCGTATCCCGCTCGACGGAGAGGTGACCGAGGGTCGCGGCGATGTTGATCAGGCTCCGATTACCGGGGAAAGTGCTCTTGTGGCAAAGGAAACTGGCGATGAAGTGTATGCCGGAACGATCAACGGCGACGGCACACTGACGGTCAGGGCCACCAAGGCCGCAGGCGATACCGTGCTCTCGAAAATCATCCGTATGGTAGGCGACGCTCATTCGCGCCGCGCCGAGGTTGAACAGTGGGTCACAAAGTTCGCCCGCATCTACACGCCTATTGTCATGGTGCTGGCGGTTCTAATCGCCGTCGTTCCACCGCTGCTGTTCGCGGGGGCATGGAATTATTGGTTCTACAATGCACTGGTTCTCCTGGTAATCGCTTGCCCCTGTGCGCTCGTGATTTCTACGCCGGTCTCCATCGTCGCTTCGCTCGCGGCCTCGGCACGCAATGGCGTGCTGATCAAGGGCGGTGCCTATGTGGAGGCGCCGTCACGCCTGACAGCTCTGGCAATGGACAAGACCGGGACGATCACCATGGGAGAACCGGAGGTCGCGGGTCTGCATCCCTTGGGCGGCACGGCCGAGCGCGACCTTCTGAGCGCCGCTGTCGCGCTGGAAGCCCGCTCTTCGCATCCTCTCGCGCGGGCCATCCTGGTGCGCGGCGAACGCGATGGGCTGACGCAGTCGGCGGCTACCGACACCCAAACGGTGCCGGGCCGCGGTGTCGAGGGAACCTGGGAGGGTCAGCCCGTCTGGCTCGGTTCGGATCGATTTGCGACCGAGAAGGGGCTTGGCGAAGCGATCCCCCGCGACCTGCTGGAACGGATCGAAGGGGCTGGCAGCACACTCGTGGCCGTAGGCTCCGGAAGCCGCCTGCTGGGCCTGATCGAACTGCGCGACCGTATCCGCCCGGATGCGAAGGGGGTCGTGGCGCGTCTGCATGCCCAAGGCGTGCAAAAGATCATCATGCTGACCGGCGACAATGAACGCACGGCGCGCGCCGTGGCGGCGGAAGTCGGCATCGATGAGGTTCGCGCAGAACTGCTGCCAGAAGACAAGGTGGCGGCAATCGAAGAACTGGTTGCCAGTTACGATGTCGTGGCAATGATCGGAGATGGTGTGAATGACGCACCTGCCATGGCGCGGGCGCATTTCGCCATCGCCATGGGTGCGGTCGGATCGGATGCCGCCATTGAGACCGCCGATATCGCCCTGATGACGGACGACATCGCCAAGGTGCCATGGCTGATAGGCCATTCCCGCCGCACCATGAACGTCATCCATCAGAACATCGCTATTGCGCTTGCGACGAAGGCGCTGTTCGTCGGGCTGACAGCGTTCGGCATGGCAACAATGTGGGGTGCCATCGCTGCGGATGTCGGCGTTTCGCTGCTGGTTGTCGCCAACGCGCTCAGGCTGCTCCGGGCCAAGAAGGACCGGCCAGACGGGTCCGGGGGAGAGAAAGTGGGAGAGAAGATGGCGCACGGCCATTGA
- a CDS encoding L,D-transpeptidase family protein produces MKTTRRTALLGGLALGLAGCASKFRTYDGPEVTRLQMFKGDRNLFLFNNTSVLKAYRIDLGFAPEGPKQFEGDGKTPEGAYTVDRRNPDSLFHLSIGISYPNEADIAFAAAQGREPGGDIFIHGGPRPGIDAIKPDWTAGCIAVSDREIEDIYAMVRDGTPIDIFA; encoded by the coding sequence ATGAAAACGACACGACGAACGGCACTCTTGGGCGGACTTGCACTTGGCCTTGCAGGGTGCGCCAGCAAATTCCGAACCTACGATGGGCCCGAGGTCACCCGGTTGCAGATGTTCAAAGGTGACCGGAACCTGTTCCTGTTCAACAATACCTCGGTCCTGAAAGCCTACAGGATAGACCTCGGTTTCGCGCCCGAGGGGCCCAAGCAGTTCGAGGGTGACGGGAAAACGCCCGAAGGGGCTTATACCGTCGACCGACGCAATCCCGACAGTCTGTTCCATCTCTCCATCGGAATCTCTTATCCGAACGAGGCCGATATCGCCTTCGCCGCTGCACAGGGACGTGAGCCAGGCGGCGACATTTTCATCCATGGCGGGCCACGACCCGGGATCGACGCGATCAAGCCAGACTGGACGGCGGGTTGCATCGCGGTGTCGGACCGCGAAATTGAGGATATCTACGCGATGGTGCGGGACGGGACGCCGATCGACATATTCGCCTAG
- the lnt gene encoding apolipoprotein N-acyltransferase: MSGIILTFCAFGLGALAVLALPPFSMPVLLPVAFGALYLLTVGESRMRAGLAGWAFGVGFFLFGLSWIAESFFVDAERLGWMAVPAVAGLAAGLALFPAAAMAAFAWSRTKGVSGALIFAVCWSVSEWLRGTMLTGFPWNLIAYAWADYDIPRQMAAWVGSYGLGLVTVLLSVLPVTLLMRNRRQNAFAAFVFMSVVGGAGTLGTVRLMATTPPTDTTVRIVQGNIPQTEKWDPAFRERNISRYLDLSAQSGSFDVLLWPESAFPGYLDENPEMLGRIAERLPEGRVLLTGAQTRESDGTGTRYRNSILAVDQTGQIVTRYAKHHLVPFGEYVPLRSFLPIQRLTAGLGDFTPGTGPQTVELPGLSPVGLSICYEAIFPGRVVDAASRPDWIFNATNDAWFGASLGPRQHLASARMRAVEEGLPLVRAANTGISAVIDGYGRIVARLGLDETGVLDACLPVALPATPFAKYGQMMFLLVLAACIAGAIGLTIGKEKAP, from the coding sequence ATGTCAGGTATCATCCTCACATTCTGTGCATTCGGCCTCGGCGCTTTGGCGGTTCTCGCTCTGCCACCATTCTCGATGCCGGTGCTTTTGCCCGTCGCGTTTGGCGCGCTGTATCTCCTCACGGTCGGAGAGAGCCGCATGCGGGCCGGACTTGCCGGATGGGCGTTCGGCGTTGGCTTCTTCCTGTTCGGATTGTCCTGGATCGCGGAGAGCTTTTTTGTCGACGCGGAGCGGCTCGGCTGGATGGCCGTTCCTGCGGTGGCTGGACTGGCCGCCGGCCTTGCGCTGTTTCCGGCGGCGGCAATGGCAGCGTTCGCATGGAGCAGGACGAAAGGTGTCTCCGGCGCATTGATCTTCGCGGTCTGCTGGTCGGTTTCGGAATGGCTGCGCGGCACCATGCTGACAGGCTTTCCCTGGAACCTGATCGCCTATGCATGGGCCGACTACGATATTCCACGCCAAATGGCCGCATGGGTTGGCAGCTACGGACTTGGCCTCGTCACAGTTCTGCTGTCGGTCCTGCCCGTAACGCTCCTCATGCGGAATCGTCGGCAAAATGCGTTCGCCGCATTTGTTTTCATGTCGGTGGTGGGGGGTGCCGGAACCCTCGGTACGGTTCGCCTTATGGCCACCACACCGCCAACAGACACAACCGTCAGGATCGTTCAGGGAAACATTCCTCAGACGGAGAAATGGGACCCCGCGTTCCGCGAACGGAACATATCCCGCTATCTGGACCTGTCTGCGCAGTCTGGCAGCTTCGACGTCCTTCTCTGGCCCGAAAGCGCATTTCCCGGTTATCTTGATGAGAATCCTGAAATGTTGGGTCGAATTGCCGAACGTCTGCCTGAGGGCCGCGTTCTTCTGACCGGTGCACAGACGCGCGAGTCGGACGGCACTGGCACACGCTACAGAAATTCGATCCTCGCAGTCGATCAGACCGGACAGATCGTCACGCGATACGCCAAGCATCACCTCGTGCCGTTCGGGGAATACGTTCCCCTGCGGAGTTTTCTTCCGATCCAGCGATTGACCGCAGGGCTTGGGGACTTCACGCCCGGTACCGGACCCCAGACCGTTGAGCTACCCGGTTTATCTCCGGTCGGCCTTTCGATCTGCTACGAGGCCATTTTTCCGGGACGTGTCGTAGACGCCGCTTCGCGTCCGGACTGGATATTCAACGCCACCAATGACGCTTGGTTCGGTGCGTCTCTCGGTCCCCGGCAACATCTGGCCTCTGCCAGGATGCGCGCGGTCGAAGAGGGGCTGCCTTTGGTTCGCGCGGCCAACACGGGCATTTCAGCAGTTATCGATGGGTACGGCCGGATCGTCGCCCGGCTCGGGCTCGATGAGACCGGCGTGCTGGACGCCTGCTTGCCAGTTGCGCTCCCGGCCACGCCATTCGCGAAATACGGGCAGATGATGTTCCTGCTCGTTTTGGCAGCGTGCATCGCGGGTGCCATTGGGTTGACTATTGGAAAGGAAAAGGCACCATGA
- the lspA gene encoding signal peptidase II encodes MAIRSIGICTAVAALAADQASKAFVLANAEALATGVAVFPGFNLIFHRNYGVTFGFSQNVPWWVLALVATAVVLFLVVSLIRATQAAEAVAYGMVIGGALGNIVDRLRFEGVTDFLDFYLGTVHWPAFNLADVFVVCGVGILLIFSGREKVAASETSR; translated from the coding sequence ATGGCAATTCGTTCCATTGGCATTTGCACGGCTGTCGCGGCGCTCGCCGCCGATCAGGCATCGAAGGCGTTCGTGCTTGCGAACGCAGAAGCGCTCGCCACCGGCGTCGCTGTATTCCCCGGCTTCAACCTGATCTTCCACCGCAACTACGGCGTGACCTTTGGGTTCTCTCAAAATGTGCCGTGGTGGGTCCTTGCATTGGTCGCCACCGCCGTCGTTCTGTTCCTCGTCGTTTCACTGATCCGGGCAACGCAGGCAGCCGAGGCGGTTGCCTACGGCATGGTGATCGGCGGCGCTCTTGGGAATATCGTCGATCGTCTTCGCTTTGAAGGGGTGACCGATTTTCTGGATTTCTATCTCGGAACGGTGCATTGGCCAGCGTTCAACCTCGCGGATGTCTTCGTGGTCTGCGGCGTCGGGATTTTGCTGATCTTCTCGGGGCGCGAAAAGGTCGCTGCGTCCGAAACCTCAAGATAG
- a CDS encoding ZIP family metal transporter produces MTTLSPVALGFLGSLAAGLMTAVGAAPVLLGKTPSRKWRDISLGFAAGVMLAASFFSLIIPALDAAEGRYGDGAIPALIVCAAILMGMGAVAMMNEMIPHEHFSSGREGPEAVSLRRVWLFIIAITIHNAPEGLAVGVAFGADGFTGGFPVALGIGLQNAPEGLAVAVALLGERYSAGRAFGIAALTGLVEPVTGFLGAAVIVVAEPLLPWGLAFAAGAMLYVISHEIIPETHRSGHQKQATTGLAIGLVVMLFLDVWLG; encoded by the coding sequence ATCACAACACTCTCACCAGTCGCACTGGGCTTTCTAGGCAGCCTGGCCGCCGGTCTCATGACCGCCGTCGGGGCGGCGCCCGTGCTTCTCGGCAAGACCCCGTCACGCAAATGGCGCGATATTTCGCTCGGCTTTGCCGCCGGGGTCATGCTTGCCGCGTCTTTCTTTTCTCTCATCATACCGGCACTCGACGCAGCGGAGGGCCGATACGGGGATGGCGCGATACCGGCGCTGATCGTCTGTGCTGCGATCCTGATGGGCATGGGCGCGGTCGCCATGATGAACGAAATGATCCCGCATGAGCATTTCAGCAGCGGGCGCGAAGGCCCGGAGGCGGTCTCGCTGCGCCGTGTCTGGCTCTTCATCATCGCCATCACGATCCACAATGCGCCGGAGGGTTTGGCCGTCGGCGTTGCGTTCGGAGCTGATGGTTTTACAGGCGGATTTCCCGTCGCTCTCGGGATCGGATTGCAGAATGCGCCTGAAGGGCTGGCTGTTGCAGTCGCCCTACTGGGCGAGCGATACTCGGCGGGCCGTGCGTTCGGCATCGCAGCACTGACCGGACTGGTCGAACCCGTCACCGGTTTCCTGGGTGCTGCGGTAATTGTCGTGGCAGAACCTCTGCTGCCTTGGGGCTTGGCCTTCGCAGCGGGCGCGATGCTTTACGTCATCAGCCACGAGATCATCCCCGAAACCCATCGCAGCGGCCACCAGAAGCAGGCGACGACCGGGCTCGCGATCGGGCTCGTCGTCATGCTGTTCCTCGATGTCTGGTTGGGATGA
- a CDS encoding DUF411 domain-containing protein — MKNRFQTLAAATLMIGAATAVTAQTAIHVGKTRGCGCCLAWMEKLSDAGFAPEGENMGGALIRLKMDRGIPVDMFSCHTATVEGYTIEGHVPPADITRLLEERPDAIGLAVPGMPIGSPGMDFGDDAEAYDVFLVKSDGSTEIFSSYPAS, encoded by the coding sequence ATGAAAAACAGGTTTCAAACCTTGGCCGCTGCGACCCTCATGATTGGTGCCGCGACGGCAGTAACCGCCCAGACCGCTATCCACGTCGGAAAGACGCGCGGCTGCGGTTGTTGCCTTGCCTGGATGGAAAAGCTGTCCGATGCCGGGTTCGCTCCTGAAGGTGAGAATATGGGCGGGGCGTTGATCCGTCTGAAAATGGATCGCGGTATTCCCGTCGATATGTTCTCCTGTCACACGGCGACCGTCGAAGGCTACACCATCGAGGGTCACGTTCCGCCAGCCGATATTACTCGACTGCTTGAAGAACGTCCCGATGCCATAGGCCTGGCCGTGCCCGGCATGCCCATCGGCTCGCCCGGCATGGATTTCGGCGACGATGCCGAAGCCTACGATGTCTTTCTGGTGAAATCCGACGGCTCCACTGAGATCTTTTCGTCCTATCCGGCGAGTTAA